In Paraglaciecola sp. T6c, the sequence ATTGCAGGGCAATATCCCCTTCAAATTTCAATGTGGCAGTCAGTAGTGATGTGGCTGCCATTAATTCACCAAGTAGTTTCTGGATGACGGGTGGGTAAGCGTAAGAATCCAAAATAGATTGGTAGCTGTTTTCTAATCTAACGAGCTCACCACGCACATGAGCTTGATTGAAAAGGTAACGATGCAATTGGTCAAAAGACATAATAATTTCTCTATGTAGCAGCTTTTCGCTGATTACTGGTGTTTAAGTTGGATAATTTGTCGGCGTTGTTTCTTGTCAGGGCGCTGATCAGGCTTGGGGCTATGAAAAGCACTTAACTTTCGCATCTCAGCATTTTTTTCACGTTGTGCGAGGCTTTCCGGGGTTTCCTCGAACATCCGCTGGGCTAACGGAGCAGAACGACGATGTTCGGCTAATTCTACCACGATGATCTCTTTTACATCGTATCCTTGGGGAACTTTTATTGTAACTTTGAGCTCTACCGCCTTGCTAGGTTTACACCGTTGGCCATTGTAACTGACCTTGCCTGACATCACCGCTTCTCTGGCGAGAGCACGTGTTTTAAAAAAGCGCGCAGCCCAAAGCCATTTATCTAAGCGAACACTTTGTTCTGTAAAAGAATTTTTGCTGTTTTGCATGTTGTTTGGCATAAAGAGTGGCCGATATGTAATATTTTCGTAACGAATGCTTAATAGAGTTGTGACCCCGATGGCGACTCGTTATCATTGGTGGAAAGAAATTTAAAAATAATAATAAAATATAAGTGGTTTATGTTACGCCCACAGCCCCTAAAAGGAAAATTTAACCGATGAAAACTGTGCTTGTCACAGGCGCTAACCGTGGTTTGGGTTTAGGG encodes:
- the hslR gene encoding ribosome-associated heat shock protein Hsp15, producing MPNNMQNSKNSFTEQSVRLDKWLWAARFFKTRALAREAVMSGKVSYNGQRCKPSKAVELKVTIKVPQGYDVKEIIVVELAEHRRSAPLAQRMFEETPESLAQREKNAEMRKLSAFHSPKPDQRPDKKQRRQIIQLKHQ